The genomic segment CTTCATTTGTCATAGTTATTTCTCCTTTTTCATTCTTGATGGTTTGGTCGAGCGTTTTAAGCATTGTTTCAATTTGCTTTTTCTTCTCTGTGAGTAAGCGATATTGTAATGATAGCGCGACCGATTTATCAAATGACGGATCATCAAGAATCTGTTTTATTTTTTTCAAAGGGAAATCAAGTTCTTTAAAGAAAAGAATTTGTTGTAATTTGTCGACTTCTTGTTCGGAATAATGACGATAGCCATTTTCATCGTCTTTTTGCGGGGTAAGTAGACCGATTTTGTCATAATGATGTAGTGTGCGCACACTAATGCCGGTTAATTCAGCTAATTCTTTTGGTTGCATAATTGATTCCTCCTTCTAATTTCACTATAAAGTATGACGCAACGTTAAAGTCAAGGATGATTTTGTGTTTATTATACCTTGTTTAGTGGAAAAGTGTTTAAGCGTATTACGTAGACGATAGTCCCATTTTATCGGGAAAATAAAAAAAGCATGGAAAATACAGCAAGATTCTCGTATAATGAAAGGTAAATGTGTCTAAAATGTGACAGGATTTATCGAGAATAAAAAGGGGATAGCACCGTGAACCGGAAAATAAAATCCATTAGTTTGTGGCTATGGCATCATTTAACACCGCAAGTTTTTGCGGTTATTTGTGTTTTAGTGATTACTTTATTAGCGCTTTTTATCCCGCCGTATATTGGTATGGCTGATAATGGCGATTTTTTTCGGATATTTTCAAGTAACGGGCTATTTGTAAACAATGCGAATTATGATAATTTGCAATTTGGTCATTTTGTTAAAGAATTTGGGATTTATCAATACTTTAATGAAAATCCAGTGGCAATTTATTCTTCGCAAAGTATTTTTATCCAAATAGCGCTGGCGTTGAATAAAGTTTTTTGGTCGGATACGGTGTTTGATATTCGCTTTTTAGGTGGTTTACAGCTGGCGTTATTGCTACCAGCGATCTATTTATTAGTTGCTGGACTGACTGCGAAAATGAAAGGTTGGCCAGGGTATTTGGTTGCTGCTCTAACTGTGTTTATCTTTGCGGATACAGCTTATACAGCTTACTTTAATTCGTTTTTTAGTGAAGGGCTTATTTTAATTATGATGCTTTATATTGCGGCTGGCTTTATACTGCTATTTCAACATAAATATAATGATTATGCGATGTTAGGGATGATTTTTGTTGCCTCACTGATTTTAATTACAGCCAAACAGCAAAATGCGCCGATTGCCGTTGTGATTGCAGTTTGTGGGATTATCGTCTTTTTCATTCGCAGAGACCAGGCGTTTCGGATATCGGCCATGGCCGCATTCTTGGTGATTTTTATGAGTGGAGTAGTGATGTATGCTTTCATTCCAGGCGAATTTGTAACAATCAATCAATATCAAACAATGACTCGCGGCGTACTACTTGACTCGGAAAATCCCGAAAAATCGCTTCAGGAAATGGGGATAAATGAACAATTTGCTTTACTAAAAGGAACGAATTTCTATCAAAAGTATAAAATGATTGATTTAGATAATGAACTAATGCAAAAGGATTTTTATCCTAATTATAATTTTGTTTCAGTGTTAAGTTATTATTTAGAAAATCCGAAACAGCTTGGTAAAATGCTTGATTTGTCAGCTCGAAACAGTTTTTCAATTCGACCTTTTGAAATGGGGAATTTCGAAAAAGTGACTGGCTACCAATTTAAAGAAAAAACGCACTTTTTCTCTGCGTATAGTGACGCAAAAGCAAAACTCGCTCCGGAAAAATTCTCCTTTTTAATTTTATGGGCGCTAATTTTCCTTATTAGTTATGCGGTAAATGCATTTAAGGCTTTTAGGGTGAAGGATTTCCGCGGGATGCTATTGTTCGATTTAATTGTGCTACTGATTGGTTCAGGGTTTGCGGTAATTTTAGTAACGATTGTTGGGGACGGGGAAGCTGATTTAACCAAACATAATTTTTTGTTTAATGTTTGTTTTGATTTAACAATTCTAATTGGTGCAACCTCAATACTCCAGGCTTATTTAAAAGGACGAGGTGAGAAGCATGCGTAAAAAAATCATCATGGCTTTTCTACTCGGACTTGTGATTTTCTTTATTAATGAACAGGATATAACAGCCAAAGCCGATGATGGCGTTACGGTTTTTTATGATAGTTTGGCGAAAAACACTGAGAATGAAGGGAATATTGACTCGTTACTCCGAATTTTGAATAGTATGGGTGAACGAGTGATGATGTATTCCTGGAATGAAAACCCGGACTTGAGTGAAACGAGTAAAATTATCGTTCTGCAAAATAAACAAAATGACTTACCTGATAAATGGGTTCAGAAATTGAAAGATAGCAAGGCGAAAATTGCTTATATTGGCGGAAATCCACCAGCCTTTTTAGCAGATAAATTACAGTTGAAAACGGAAGCTGTGGCAAATGCTGCTCTCACAATTCAAACAAATGATGGACTTACAGGTAAGCCACAATTAGTTGTAAATACAAATTTAATTACTTCCTATAAAGGAACCAGTTTTGGAGAAATTAATACTACGGAAAACGTCAAATCTCCATACGGCGTCCAATCAGAGAACTATGCTTATGCACCAATTTTTCAAGCAAATAATGCGAGTGAATTTGCATTAGTAGATGTATTACGAGCATTATTTGGCACGAAAAAAGAGGCTAATCAATATGCACTAATTACTGATGTAAATCCATTTGTTGATTTTAATATGCTGAAAAAAACGGCAGATACTTTTTATGAAAAAGGCATTCCGTTTGTTGTTAGTGCGGGTCCAGTTTTTTATAATAGCAATTTTATGGCAGCGAAAAACTATGCGGAAATTTTGCGATATGTTCAAGCGAAAAACGGGACGATTTTAATGAATGTGCCAGCAGTGACTTATGGGGCTAGTCCGGCTGGGGAATTAGAAAGTATTATCCAAAAATCTGTGCACTTCTTTGCTGATAATGATGTCGCTGCGCTTGGAGTTACCGCGGAACTTTATTGGAACTTTGATAAAGTTTATGGTACGGAAGGATTTGCACCATTTAATTCCGGGATTTTACTACCAAATGAAAAAATAATTCATACAACCAAGAAAAATAATGGGAATGCTTTTGAAAAATCACCTTTTAGTGTAACGAGCGATTTTTA from the Listeria seeligeri serovar 1/2b str. SLCC3954 genome contains:
- the wsfD gene encoding glycan biosynthesis hexose transferase WsfD gives rise to the protein MNRKIKSISLWLWHHLTPQVFAVICVLVITLLALFIPPYIGMADNGDFFRIFSSNGLFVNNANYDNLQFGHFVKEFGIYQYFNENPVAIYSSQSIFIQIALALNKVFWSDTVFDIRFLGGLQLALLLPAIYLLVAGLTAKMKGWPGYLVAALTVFIFADTAYTAYFNSFFSEGLILIMMLYIAAGFILLFQHKYNDYAMLGMIFVASLILITAKQQNAPIAVVIAVCGIIVFFIRRDQAFRISAMAAFLVIFMSGVVMYAFIPGEFVTINQYQTMTRGVLLDSENPEKSLQEMGINEQFALLKGTNFYQKYKMIDLDNELMQKDFYPNYNFVSVLSYYLENPKQLGKMLDLSARNSFSIRPFEMGNFEKVTGYQFKEKTHFFSAYSDAKAKLAPEKFSFLILWALIFLISYAVNAFKAFRVKDFRGMLLFDLIVLLIGSGFAVILVTIVGDGEADLTKHNFLFNVCFDLTILIGATSILQAYLKGRGEKHA
- a CDS encoding DUF2334 domain-containing protein, encoding MRKKIIMAFLLGLVIFFINEQDITAKADDGVTVFYDSLAKNTENEGNIDSLLRILNSMGERVMMYSWNENPDLSETSKIIVLQNKQNDLPDKWVQKLKDSKAKIAYIGGNPPAFLADKLQLKTEAVANAALTIQTNDGLTGKPQLVVNTNLITSYKGTSFGEINTTENVKSPYGVQSENYAYAPIFQANNASEFALVDVLRALFGTKKEANQYALITDVNPFVDFNMLKKTADTFYEKGIPFVVSAGPVFYNSNFMAAKNYAEILRYVQAKNGTILMNVPAVTYGASPAGELESIIQKSVHFFADNDVAALGVTAELYWNFDKVYGTEGFAPFNSGILLPNEKIIHTTKKNNGNAFEKSPFSVTSDFYGTMSGQMNFPLDIAITYPFFNSEKELKAAVNQLADENISDFRLQTNEVKTIQDTIESNAGSLYINDQAITLDSDLKYLKTKKMETQKQAGSLEGFFSYQNTFFTIVIVLSLGIIGILFIFGYRLYMKKYMK